A genomic stretch from Cryomorphaceae bacterium 1068 includes:
- a CDS encoding TonB-dependent receptor, which produces MKNTIILFLMCFALSTSAQITGVVTDSESGNSLPRASVVWLGTTEGTLTDPNGRFSIEPADEFPALLIFSYVGFSKDTIEITTPAQNVNVALSSSVEMQTVEVTEERDAFSMSATDKVNVESINRAVLRKAACCNLSESFETTASVDVVLNDAVTGTKKIQMLGLEGVYVQKLFEGIPFNRGLGNVLGFDQIPGPWINSIQLTKGVGSVLNGYESMSGQINLNFLPPDGNERVYADVFANQQGRFEGNLVWTKPLNKRWSTAFFAGLHFQDQKVDRNDDGFLDMPTREGIKLLNRWKYFGDYFRSQFMASYAYEDRTSGQRDFNFSDDFGSENVYGFGMEVNQIDFMAKAGILSKKREDRSVGIHTIFSRTDVDSYFGNNPYVGVQTTGRLNVTLQQKFSKYSDHSISTGLHFLYDEYNESYLDSAFNRIERVPGAFAEYTYERPRFTLVAGARYDAHNLYGGQFSPRLHLKYNLRPLTTIRTTLGRGFRSANAFGDQLGLLASSRQVRVLDTPQAEESWNTGISFLHKFELFDRQAVINTDYYYTWFQNQLVVDRDFSARQLLFYNLDGESTAHSLQADFQMEPLKGLGMKFSYKYQVVETDYLEGRLQKPLIPEHRALINVGYTSPDGNWYLDFTTNYYGMSRLPDTQMNPENLQLEAESENFLLFNTQVTRTLGNFEVYVGSENLGNFIQADAIVDAENPFGDFFDATMIYGPLNGRTVYLGVRFNLEKQSKK; this is translated from the coding sequence ATGAAAAATACAATCATCTTATTTCTGATGTGCTTTGCTTTAAGCACGTCAGCCCAAATTACAGGCGTAGTCACTGATTCCGAATCTGGAAATTCTCTTCCCAGAGCAAGCGTTGTTTGGTTAGGAACAACGGAAGGTACACTCACAGACCCGAACGGTAGGTTTTCGATCGAGCCTGCCGATGAGTTTCCCGCCTTATTAATATTCAGCTATGTGGGCTTCTCTAAAGATACCATAGAAATAACCACCCCCGCGCAAAATGTAAATGTTGCGCTGAGCTCCTCAGTGGAAATGCAAACAGTGGAAGTCACCGAAGAGCGAGATGCATTCAGTATGTCGGCAACCGATAAGGTAAACGTCGAATCCATCAATCGAGCTGTGCTAAGAAAGGCAGCTTGTTGCAACCTTTCCGAGTCTTTTGAAACCACTGCCTCGGTAGATGTGGTTCTTAACGATGCCGTAACGGGCACCAAGAAAATTCAGATGCTCGGCCTCGAGGGCGTTTACGTTCAAAAGCTTTTTGAGGGAATTCCTTTTAATCGAGGACTCGGAAACGTCTTGGGTTTTGACCAAATTCCGGGACCGTGGATCAACTCTATCCAACTGACCAAAGGCGTCGGTTCCGTTTTGAACGGCTATGAAAGCATGTCAGGTCAGATCAACCTCAACTTCCTTCCACCTGACGGCAATGAGCGGGTCTACGCCGATGTCTTTGCTAACCAGCAAGGCCGCTTTGAAGGTAATTTGGTATGGACAAAGCCTTTGAACAAAAGATGGTCGACCGCTTTCTTTGCCGGACTTCATTTTCAAGATCAGAAAGTAGATCGCAACGACGACGGATTTTTGGATATGCCGACCCGCGAAGGAATTAAGTTATTGAACCGCTGGAAATACTTCGGTGATTATTTTCGCTCGCAGTTTATGGCTTCATATGCTTATGAAGACCGCACATCCGGTCAGCGCGATTTCAATTTCAGTGACGACTTTGGTAGCGAGAATGTTTACGGTTTCGGGATGGAAGTCAATCAGATCGACTTCATGGCGAAAGCGGGAATTCTTTCCAAAAAGCGCGAAGACCGCAGCGTGGGCATTCACACCATCTTTTCGCGCACGGATGTCGATTCCTATTTTGGAAACAATCCATACGTTGGAGTACAAACAACAGGAAGATTGAATGTGACCTTACAGCAGAAGTTTTCGAAGTATAGCGACCACTCCATCTCGACGGGTCTTCATTTTCTCTACGACGAGTACAACGAATCATATCTTGATTCAGCATTCAACAGGATCGAGCGGGTGCCCGGAGCCTTTGCTGAGTACACCTACGAGCGACCGCGATTTACTTTGGTGGCTGGTGCGCGCTACGACGCGCATAACCTTTACGGCGGGCAGTTCTCCCCTCGATTGCATTTGAAGTACAACCTGCGACCTCTCACCACCATCCGGACAACCCTTGGTCGAGGTTTTCGGTCAGCCAATGCCTTTGGAGATCAATTGGGATTACTCGCTTCCTCAAGACAAGTACGTGTTTTGGACACTCCTCAAGCGGAGGAAAGTTGGAATACGGGAATCTCCTTTCTGCACAAATTTGAGTTGTTTGATCGGCAGGCAGTCATCAACACGGATTATTACTACACTTGGTTCCAAAATCAATTGGTGGTAGATCGCGATTTTAGTGCGCGCCAATTGCTCTTTTATAACCTGGATGGTGAATCAACAGCTCATAGTTTGCAGGCTGATTTTCAAATGGAGCCTCTGAAAGGACTTGGCATGAAATTCTCGTACAAGTATCAAGTAGTGGAGACCGATTACTTAGAAGGAAGACTGCAAAAACCCCTGATCCCTGAGCACCGTGCCTTGATAAATGTCGGTTATACATCGCCTGACGGCAATTGGTACCTTGACTTTACGACCAATTATTACGGGATGTCACGACTACCCGATACGCAGATGAATCCCGAGAATTTGCAATTGGAGGCGGAAAGCGAGAACTTTTTACTCTTCAATACACAAGTGACGCGAACCCTCGGAAATTTTGAAGTTTATGTTGGTTCCGAAAACCTCGGTAACTTTATACAGGCAGATGCCATAGTAGATGCTGAAAATCCTTTTGGCGACTTTTTTGATGCTACCATGATATATGGACCATTAAATGGACGTACCGTATATTTGGGAGTGCGATTTAACCTTGAAAAACAATCTAAAAAATGA
- a CDS encoding heavy metal-associated domain-containing protein yields MKAIKLILVFCFFATIGMANEPGELTVKSSIVCDMCKTTIEEGLAYEKGIKRVAVDVEANTIFVKYNEKKLNEDEVKSLIAGLGYAADNVKPVKEAYDNLHGCCKMPGACGDK; encoded by the coding sequence ATGAAAGCAATAAAATTAATTCTGGTGTTCTGTTTCTTCGCTACTATTGGTATGGCCAATGAACCAGGCGAACTAACCGTAAAATCTTCGATTGTCTGCGATATGTGCAAGACTACGATTGAAGAAGGACTCGCTTACGAAAAGGGAATTAAGCGTGTGGCGGTAGACGTAGAAGCTAACACCATTTTTGTAAAGTATAATGAGAAGAAGCTCAATGAAGATGAAGTGAAAAGTCTTATTGCAGGACTCGGCTACGCTGCTGATAACGTTAAACCCGTCAAAGAGGCTTACGACAATCTTCACGGATGCTGCAAGATGCCGGGAGCTTGTGGAGACAAATAA
- a CDS encoding gamma carbonic anhydrase family protein, with the protein METNKPIIHAVNGMAPFLEEGVWVAPNATIVGEVHIGARSSIWYQTVLRGDVGKIVLGNDVNIQDGSVLHSTTGKSQVILGNRVSVGHRAIVHGCTAEDDVLIGMGAIVMDNAYLERGCIVAAGAVVLENSRVESGWIWAGVPAKPVKKLTIEDALKMTQGTAAGYVKYKEWFKTK; encoded by the coding sequence GTGGAGACAAATAAGCCAATCATTCACGCTGTAAATGGTATGGCTCCATTCTTGGAAGAAGGTGTTTGGGTGGCGCCAAATGCTACGATTGTAGGAGAGGTCCACATCGGTGCGCGAAGTAGCATCTGGTACCAAACTGTTTTGCGCGGCGATGTCGGCAAAATTGTCTTGGGAAATGACGTGAACATTCAGGATGGATCCGTCCTCCATAGCACCACTGGAAAGAGTCAGGTTATTTTAGGAAATCGCGTGTCGGTGGGCCATCGAGCCATTGTGCACGGTTGTACGGCCGAGGATGACGTGCTTATCGGAATGGGTGCCATAGTAATGGACAACGCCTATCTCGAAAGAGGCTGCATAGTAGCTGCGGGAGCGGTTGTTTTGGAAAATTCTCGTGTGGAATCGGGCTGGATTTGGGCAGGTGTTCCTGCGAAGCCAGTTAAGAAATTGACAATTGAAGATGCTCTGAAGATGACCCAAGGAACAGCAGCGGGTTATGTAAAATACAAAGAGTGGTTTAAAACGAAGTGA
- a CDS encoding T9SS type A sorting domain-containing protein, whose translation MKKLATYVILACMALSNIQAQTTKKVLFIGNSYTAYNTLPAMVSNMATNTGDELIFDSNTPGGARFLNHATNPTTLNKIAADNWDYVALQAQSQETSFSAEYKEAELYPFAEILIDSIRSNYECSEPMFYMTWGRENGDVNNCGFIPWVCTYEGMDDSIRATYTYMADIYHTEIAPTGAVWRYLRENHSEIGLYTADGSHPSLAGSYAAACAFYTMIFKNDPALVTWSSTLPETTANTIRQAAKLIVFDELESWNYTLVQTYPDFSEEINLGVVTFTNTTENFDSLSWSFGDGNSSTEIDPTHIYDESGVYTVVLTTFKCGKSATFSKTISIELTLGTRDRNSEEMVIFPNPASDKITIQLTNPSGRNMENIRIFDIWGRIVASFSWQTHEGKFDVSNIPPGLYLIQLIGNNKVLSAEKLVLK comes from the coding sequence ATGAAAAAGCTAGCAACGTATGTGATTTTAGCTTGCATGGCACTATCGAACATTCAAGCGCAAACCACTAAGAAAGTTCTCTTTATTGGCAATAGCTATACGGCCTACAACACATTACCAGCCATGGTCTCGAACATGGCTACTAATACTGGCGATGAACTCATTTTTGACTCCAATACCCCGGGGGGTGCGCGCTTTTTAAATCACGCCACCAACCCCACTACTTTAAATAAAATTGCCGCTGACAACTGGGATTATGTTGCGCTTCAAGCGCAGAGTCAGGAAACTTCTTTCAGTGCGGAATATAAAGAGGCAGAATTATACCCTTTCGCTGAGATCCTGATTGATAGTATCCGCTCGAACTACGAATGCAGCGAGCCCATGTTTTATATGACTTGGGGGAGAGAAAATGGTGACGTCAATAATTGTGGGTTTATTCCGTGGGTTTGCACCTATGAAGGAATGGATGATTCCATCAGAGCTACATATACGTATATGGCTGATATATACCATACTGAAATAGCCCCGACAGGAGCTGTATGGAGGTACTTACGTGAAAACCATTCCGAGATAGGTCTTTACACCGCAGACGGCTCGCACCCTTCGTTAGCAGGATCTTATGCTGCTGCCTGTGCCTTCTACACCATGATATTCAAAAATGATCCTGCGTTGGTGACTTGGAGCTCCACTTTGCCCGAAACTACGGCAAATACAATAAGACAAGCTGCAAAGCTCATTGTGTTCGATGAACTCGAATCGTGGAATTACACCTTGGTTCAGACTTATCCTGATTTTTCTGAGGAGATCAATCTAGGAGTAGTCACGTTCACCAACACTACTGAAAACTTTGATTCCCTCTCATGGAGTTTTGGCGATGGCAATTCCTCCACGGAAATAGATCCGACCCATATCTATGATGAAAGCGGAGTTTACACGGTTGTGCTGACTACTTTTAAATGCGGCAAATCGGCTACTTTCTCAAAGACTATAAGCATTGAGTTGACGCTAGGAACGCGAGATAGGAACTCAGAAGAGATGGTGATTTTCCCCAACCCCGCCAGTGATAAGATCACTATTCAATTAACCAATCCTTCGGGCAGGAATATGGAGAACATTCGCATCTTTGATATTTGGGGAAGGATCGTAGCCTCTTTCTCTTGGCAGACTCATGAAGGGAAATTTGATGTATCCAACATACCACCCGGGCTATACCTGATTCAATTGATTGGAAACAATAAAGTCCTTAGCGCAGAAAAGCTCGTACTCAAATAG
- the murI gene encoding glutamate racemase has protein sequence MKSDSRPIGIFDSGIGGLTVAAAINELMPAERLIYFGDTAHLPYGEKTGKTIQGYSEKITRFLLNNDCKAIVIACNSASATAYPNVREIAPDDIPVINVIDPTVEYAAKKYKKGKIGVIGTKATVNSRSYAKRIQKNNPDLKVSMLATPLLVSMIEEGFFNNRISQAIINNYLEKSTLKGIQALILGCTHFPLIKPEVESYYTGKTEVIDSSTIVATSLQKELKKRGFSSKKLTGDHHFFVSEKTHSFEQSTRLFFGEKLKLEKKTLK, from the coding sequence ATGAAATCTGATTCTCGCCCTATTGGCATTTTCGATTCCGGTATCGGTGGACTTACCGTGGCTGCAGCCATCAATGAGCTTATGCCTGCTGAACGTCTCATCTATTTTGGTGATACTGCTCATTTGCCTTACGGCGAAAAAACAGGTAAAACGATACAAGGTTACTCTGAAAAAATTACGCGGTTCTTACTCAACAATGATTGCAAGGCAATCGTAATAGCCTGCAACTCAGCTTCGGCTACAGCCTACCCTAATGTTCGAGAAATCGCTCCAGACGATATTCCCGTTATCAACGTGATTGATCCTACCGTGGAGTATGCAGCCAAGAAATACAAGAAAGGTAAAATCGGAGTGATCGGCACAAAAGCCACTGTAAATAGTCGGAGCTATGCCAAGCGCATTCAGAAGAATAACCCCGACCTGAAAGTGTCGATGCTGGCCACGCCCCTCCTCGTATCCATGATTGAAGAGGGCTTTTTCAACAACCGAATCTCTCAAGCCATCATCAACAATTACCTTGAGAAAAGCACGCTAAAAGGGATTCAGGCATTAATCTTGGGATGCACCCATTTCCCTCTGATCAAACCCGAAGTAGAATCTTACTATACAGGAAAAACGGAAGTGATCGACTCCTCCACCATTGTGGCCACAAGCCTTCAAAAAGAATTGAAAAAACGTGGTTTTTCCTCGAAAAAATTGACAGGCGATCATCACTTCTTTGTTTCAGAAAAGACCCACTCATTTGAGCAAAGCACGAGGCTCTTCTTTGGTGAGAAACTCAAGCTCGAGAAAAAGACCCTCAAATGA
- a CDS encoding OmpH family outer membrane protein: MKKLIIAALLIIGATVSAQAQKLGHANFEEIVTLLPERAAAEKEIQELQLKLEGRLNKMVETYQAKVTEFESDTSMSEAMQASAAGEIQDLQKRIQEFQQTAYTEIETKQNELMAGMFEKVRVAAVAVGEAGGYTYIFDASNGSLLFAGGEDVTAKVKVQLGL; encoded by the coding sequence ATGAAAAAGCTAATCATTGCAGCATTATTGATCATCGGAGCGACAGTATCTGCCCAAGCACAAAAGCTAGGTCACGCGAACTTTGAAGAAATTGTAACACTCTTACCGGAAAGAGCTGCCGCTGAAAAAGAAATTCAAGAACTACAACTCAAATTGGAAGGCCGTTTGAATAAAATGGTAGAAACGTATCAAGCAAAAGTTACCGAGTTCGAGAGTGACACTTCAATGTCAGAAGCTATGCAGGCCAGCGCTGCCGGTGAGATTCAAGATTTGCAAAAACGAATTCAAGAATTTCAGCAAACAGCTTACACTGAAATTGAAACCAAACAAAACGAGCTAATGGCAGGTATGTTCGAAAAAGTACGTGTTGCTGCCGTAGCCGTAGGTGAGGCTGGTGGTTACACCTATATTTTCGACGCGAGCAACGGCAGCCTGCTATTTGCGGGTGGCGAAGATGTAACAGCAAAAGTGAAGGTTCAGTTAGGACTTTAA
- a CDS encoding OmpH family outer membrane protein — MKQISKAFFFLSIATLSSLTISAQRYAYVDTDYILKNLESYQDAQKELDRISSQWQKEIEQRYEAIDRLYKAYQAEKVLLTEDMRKEREDEIIRQEEEAKALQRQRFGVDGDLFRRREELIQPIQEEVFQAIKQVADGGGFSVIFDKAGQSNILYADPRYDKSDRVLSRLGVSASDRDDSDDSDQDSGSDTRQEQSKDGQSPRR; from the coding sequence ATGAAACAAATTTCAAAAGCATTTTTCTTCCTATCGATAGCCACTCTTTCCAGTTTGACTATTTCAGCTCAGAGATATGCCTATGTCGATACAGATTACATCTTGAAGAATTTGGAATCTTATCAAGATGCTCAAAAAGAGTTGGATCGAATTTCCAGCCAGTGGCAAAAAGAGATCGAGCAGCGCTATGAAGCAATCGATCGACTTTACAAAGCCTACCAAGCTGAGAAGGTGCTTTTAACGGAGGATATGCGCAAGGAGAGAGAGGATGAAATCATTCGTCAAGAAGAAGAGGCAAAAGCACTGCAAAGACAACGGTTCGGTGTGGATGGAGATCTTTTCAGAAGAAGAGAAGAATTGATCCAACCGATTCAAGAAGAAGTTTTTCAGGCGATTAAACAGGTCGCTGACGGCGGAGGATTCTCAGTCATCTTTGACAAAGCCGGCCAATCAAATATCTTATATGCCGATCCTCGTTACGATAAGAGCGATCGGGTTTTAAGTAGACTTGGTGTTAGTGCCAGCGACCGCGATGACAGCGATGACAGCGATCAAGATAGCGGATCAGACACTCGTCAAGAACAAAGCAAAGACGGACAATCACCTCGTCGATAA
- the bamA gene encoding outer membrane protein assembly factor BamA: protein MKEDLGKSASKLPIRLLIGLAAFAMLISTSLKAQVGLGELEIDYRIPKEFTVGGITVSGAKNLDSKAIILFSGLSVGETITIPGEEISKAIKNLWKQKLFENIRIKATEVRGSEIFLNIELTERARLSRFKFDGISKGEAETLRDKINLIRGTIVNENLLTNTSNIIKGHYKEKGYLDAFVEITQVPDTLVANSEYLVIAVDKKEKVKIGDLNLIGVEKLNERKLLRSMKKTKEKNFLRIFKRSKFIREEYKSDLKNIINSYNKDGYRNAKILRDSVYRNPDGTVHIDVYIREGNQFYFGNVEWVGNTKYSSSKLSAILAIERGEIYDQEKFEGRLFMNPNGGDVSSLYLDDGYLAFQAIPVEKNVTNDTIDVEIRIYEGRQYRINRVIVKGNTKTSDHVIRREIKTKPGELFSRSDIIRTQRELAQLGYFDPEAFNVNPVQNDQAGTVDVIYTVAERPSDQIELSGGWGAGRIVGTLGVSLTNFSMRKLFQKGAWNPLPAGDGQRLSLRAQSNGRFFQSYNISFTEPWLGGKKANAFTVGFQRSVQTNGVTKEQERNGAERQSLYITGGNVSLGKRLGWPDDYFQLLVGVSYLYYDIRNFRSGGGTGIFAFQNGTSNNLSFIANISRNSVFDPIFPRWGSNIRFNTKFTLPYSLWDGIDYDGDITEQTRYKWAEYYKWKLTAEWYTELAPKLVLMTRSGFGFLGYYSRAKGISPFERFYLGGAALTGFALDGREIIALRGYDDLSLSPAEGANIVMKQTLELRYPLSLNPSATIFALGFVEAGNTYDGIENFDPFRMYRSTGLGVRIFLPMFGLMGLDYGWRFDDVPGRPAMPQGQFHFTIGMNLGEL from the coding sequence GTGAAAGAAGATTTGGGAAAATCAGCGAGCAAATTACCTATTAGGTTACTCATTGGCCTTGCTGCCTTTGCTATGCTGATCTCTACATCGCTTAAAGCGCAGGTAGGGTTAGGTGAGCTGGAGATAGACTATCGGATTCCGAAAGAATTTACCGTAGGTGGTATTACGGTTTCAGGAGCGAAAAATCTCGATTCAAAGGCGATCATTCTATTTTCTGGACTCTCCGTCGGAGAAACCATCACCATTCCGGGTGAGGAAATATCCAAAGCCATCAAAAATCTTTGGAAACAAAAGCTCTTTGAGAATATTCGAATTAAGGCCACGGAAGTTCGAGGTAGCGAGATTTTCTTGAACATAGAATTAACCGAAAGAGCTCGTTTATCCCGATTTAAGTTTGACGGTATCTCAAAGGGTGAAGCAGAAACACTTCGTGACAAGATCAACTTGATTCGCGGGACGATAGTAAATGAAAACCTTCTGACGAATACCTCGAACATCATCAAGGGGCACTACAAAGAGAAGGGATACTTGGACGCCTTTGTGGAAATCACGCAAGTGCCCGATACTTTGGTGGCAAACAGCGAGTATTTAGTGATCGCTGTGGATAAAAAGGAGAAGGTCAAAATCGGTGACCTCAATTTAATTGGAGTCGAAAAGCTGAACGAAAGAAAGCTCCTGAGGTCGATGAAGAAGACTAAGGAGAAGAACTTCTTAAGAATCTTCAAAAGGTCAAAATTCATCAGAGAGGAGTACAAAAGCGATCTTAAGAATATCATCAATTCCTACAACAAAGATGGTTATCGAAACGCGAAGATTCTCAGAGATTCCGTCTACAGGAATCCCGACGGAACCGTTCATATTGATGTTTACATCAGAGAGGGCAACCAATTCTATTTTGGTAATGTAGAGTGGGTCGGAAACACAAAATACAGTTCGTCCAAATTATCGGCCATTTTGGCAATAGAACGTGGTGAGATTTACGATCAAGAAAAGTTTGAGGGACGTCTCTTTATGAACCCTAACGGGGGAGACGTGAGCTCCCTCTATTTGGACGACGGTTATCTGGCTTTCCAAGCGATCCCGGTAGAAAAGAACGTAACGAATGATACCATTGACGTGGAAATTCGGATTTATGAAGGGCGTCAATACCGCATCAACAGAGTCATTGTAAAAGGGAATACCAAGACGAGTGATCATGTCATTCGAAGAGAAATCAAAACCAAGCCAGGAGAGCTTTTTAGTCGATCAGACATTATTCGTACCCAGCGCGAGCTTGCTCAATTGGGGTATTTTGATCCGGAGGCATTCAATGTAAACCCGGTCCAGAACGATCAAGCCGGTACGGTGGACGTTATCTACACGGTTGCCGAGCGACCGTCCGATCAGATAGAGCTTTCCGGTGGATGGGGTGCAGGCCGAATTGTTGGAACTTTAGGTGTTTCCCTCACCAATTTTAGTATGCGCAAGCTCTTCCAAAAAGGAGCTTGGAATCCACTTCCGGCAGGGGATGGCCAGCGCCTTTCTCTGCGAGCACAGTCAAATGGACGCTTCTTCCAATCCTACAATATTTCCTTCACCGAGCCATGGCTTGGAGGGAAAAAGGCAAATGCATTTACGGTCGGTTTCCAACGCTCAGTTCAAACCAATGGAGTAACAAAAGAGCAAGAACGCAACGGTGCAGAAAGACAGTCCCTATATATCACAGGGGGTAACGTAAGTTTAGGTAAGCGATTGGGATGGCCCGATGATTACTTCCAACTTCTCGTAGGTGTGAGCTACCTCTACTACGACATTAGAAATTTCCGCAGTGGAGGTGGAACGGGAATCTTTGCTTTCCAAAACGGAACATCAAATAACCTCTCGTTCATCGCGAACATTTCAAGAAACTCGGTTTTTGATCCCATCTTCCCTCGATGGGGATCAAACATTCGATTCAATACGAAGTTCACTCTGCCTTATTCTCTCTGGGATGGCATAGATTACGATGGTGACATAACAGAACAGACCCGCTACAAATGGGCAGAATACTACAAATGGAAATTAACTGCAGAGTGGTACACCGAGTTGGCACCAAAGCTCGTATTGATGACTCGATCAGGATTTGGATTCTTGGGCTACTACAGCCGTGCTAAAGGTATTTCTCCTTTTGAGCGATTCTACCTTGGGGGAGCAGCATTGACGGGTTTTGCCTTGGATGGTCGTGAAATTATTGCCCTTCGTGGTTACGACGACCTAAGTCTCTCTCCCGCCGAAGGAGCCAATATTGTAATGAAACAAACTTTGGAGTTAAGGTACCCGCTATCGCTTAATCCTTCAGCCACCATTTTTGCATTGGGCTTCGTGGAGGCTGGAAATACCTACGATGGCATTGAGAATTTCGACCCATTCAGAATGTATCGATCCACAGGATTGGGGGTGAGGATTTTCCTTCCAATGTTCGGTTTGATGGGACTGGATTACGGTTGGAGATTTGACGATGTGCCCGGCCGACCAGCTATGCCACAAGGACAGTTTCACTTTACCATTGGCATGAATCTTGGAGAACTGTAA
- a CDS encoding isoprenyl transferase — protein MSFKDQIDPKRIPKHVAVIMDGNGRWAQTQGEMRIFGHLNGVSAVRETLSAAGDIGVKYLTLYAFSTENWDRPIEEVSALMDLLVQTIVKEIDELQDKEVRLQAIGDLNLLPENCRETLTQAIDRTKDNKRITLVLALSYSSRWEITRAIKAISEDVKNDKLSLDSIDQDTIHSYLETRDIPDPELLIRTSGEKRISNFLLWQIAYSELYFTSVFWPDFKKEDFFEAIVVYQNRERRFGKISEQITY, from the coding sequence ATGAGCTTCAAAGACCAAATAGACCCCAAGAGAATTCCCAAGCACGTCGCCGTGATTATGGATGGCAACGGTCGTTGGGCGCAGACTCAGGGCGAAATGCGGATTTTTGGTCACTTAAACGGCGTGAGCGCAGTAAGGGAAACACTTTCGGCAGCTGGAGATATTGGAGTAAAATACCTGACGCTCTATGCCTTCAGCACTGAGAACTGGGACCGACCCATTGAAGAAGTTTCAGCACTGATGGATTTATTGGTGCAAACCATTGTTAAAGAAATAGATGAGCTTCAGGACAAGGAAGTGAGACTCCAAGCCATTGGAGACTTGAACCTTTTGCCGGAAAATTGCCGAGAGACACTGACACAAGCTATTGATCGAACGAAGGATAACAAAAGAATAACACTTGTTTTAGCCTTGAGCTACAGCTCGAGATGGGAAATAACAAGGGCAATCAAAGCAATAAGCGAAGATGTTAAAAATGATAAATTGAGCCTCGACTCAATCGATCAAGACACCATCCATTCTTATCTTGAAACCCGCGATATTCCTGATCCCGAACTACTCATTAGAACAAGTGGGGAAAAAAGAATAAGCAACTTTTTGCTTTGGCAAATAGCATATAGTGAGTTATACTTCACCTCAGTTTTTTGGCCTGACTTTAAAAAGGAAGATTTCTTCGAGGCAATTGTAGTTTATCAAAATCGTGAAAGAAGATTTGGGAAAATCAGCGAGCAAATTACCTATTAG
- a CDS encoding DUF6089 family protein, with translation MKKFLIIASILLSVAAKAQYHEVGFMVGTSYYVGDINPRFHLNPGLNVGGGLIYRYNFNDRVAFKGSILYNRLYANDADSKDSWQENRNLNFRNDIFEFSGQIEINFLTYEIGDRRRPSSPYLFIGLALFRHNPEAEFDDRWIDLQPLGTEGQGIEGFEDRYSLTQIAIPFGVGFKFNIAGNFAGSLEWGMRRTFTDYLDDVSTVYVDEGVLIEENGPLSAELADRSIVPTGPDGTNTGMQRGESNREDWYIFTGLILTYKIGQPQVKCPTAFD, from the coding sequence GTGAAGAAATTTTTGATCATAGCATCCATTCTATTATCGGTTGCGGCCAAAGCCCAATACCACGAAGTAGGATTTATGGTCGGCACGAGCTATTACGTAGGTGACATCAACCCTCGGTTTCACTTAAATCCCGGCTTAAACGTGGGCGGTGGCTTGATCTATCGCTACAATTTTAATGACAGGGTGGCCTTCAAAGGCTCCATTCTTTACAATAGGCTTTATGCCAATGACGCCGACTCCAAAGACTCCTGGCAAGAGAATCGAAACTTAAATTTTAGAAACGACATTTTCGAATTCTCAGGTCAAATAGAGATCAACTTTTTGACCTATGAGATCGGTGATCGTCGCCGGCCTTCTTCGCCCTATTTATTTATTGGTCTGGCCCTTTTTCGCCACAATCCGGAGGCCGAATTTGATGACCGATGGATCGACCTCCAACCTCTGGGAACAGAGGGACAGGGAATTGAAGGTTTTGAAGATCGATATTCGCTCACGCAAATTGCCATACCCTTTGGTGTTGGATTTAAATTCAACATAGCTGGCAATTTTGCAGGTTCTTTGGAATGGGGTATGCGCCGAACCTTTACCGATTATCTGGATGATGTAAGCACCGTGTATGTCGACGAGGGAGTATTAATTGAGGAGAACGGACCTCTATCTGCAGAGCTGGCAGATAGGAGTATTGTTCCTACGGGACCTGACGGCACGAACACAGGCATGCAAAGAGGTGAATCAAATCGTGAAGATTGGTATATTTTCACGGGACTTATTCTAACTTACAAAATAGGTCAACCGCAAGTTAAGTGCCCTACCGCCTTTGACTAA